One region of Streptococcus parasanguinis genomic DNA includes:
- the rplX gene encoding 50S ribosomal protein L24: MFVKKGDKVRVIAGKDKGVEAVVLTALPKVNKVVVEGVNIIKKHQRPNNENPQGAIVEKEAPIHASNVQVLDKNGVAGRVGYKFVDGKKVRYNKKSGEVLD, encoded by the coding sequence ATGTTTGTAAAAAAAGGCGACAAAGTTCGCGTAATCGCTGGTAAAGACAAAGGCGTAGAAGCTGTTGTTCTTACTGCTCTTCCAAAAGTAAATAAAGTTGTTGTAGAAGGTGTAAACATCATCAAGAAACACCAACGTCCAAATAACGAAAACCCTCAAGGTGCAATCGTTGAAAAAGAAGCTCCAATCCATGCTTCTAACGTTCAAGTTTTGGACAAAAACGGTGTTGCTGGACGTGTTGGCTACAAATTTGTAGACGGCAAAAAAGTTCGCTACAACAAAAAATCAGGCGAAGTGCTTGACTAA
- the rplE gene encoding 50S ribosomal protein L5 produces MANRLKEKYLNEVVPSLTEQFNYSSVMAVPKVDKIVLNMGVGDAVSNAKNLEKAAEELALISGQKPLITKAKKSIAGFRLREGVAIGAKVTLRGERMYEFLDKLVTVSLPRVRDFHGVPTKSFDGRGNYTLGVKEQLIFPEINFDDVDKTRGLDIVIVTTANTDEESRALLTGLGMPFAK; encoded by the coding sequence ATGGCTAATCGTTTAAAAGAAAAATACCTTAATGAAGTAGTACCATCATTGACTGAACAGTTCAACTATTCATCAGTTATGGCTGTGCCAAAAGTTGATAAAATCGTTTTGAACATGGGTGTTGGTGATGCAGTATCAAATGCTAAAAACCTTGAAAAAGCTGCTGAAGAGCTTGCTTTGATCTCAGGTCAAAAACCATTGATCACTAAGGCTAAAAAATCAATCGCCGGCTTCCGTCTTCGTGAAGGTGTTGCGATCGGTGCAAAAGTTACCCTTCGTGGTGAACGTATGTACGAATTCTTGGATAAATTGGTAACAGTTTCACTTCCACGTGTACGTGACTTCCATGGTGTTCCAACTAAATCATTTGATGGACGCGGAAACTACACACTTGGTGTGAAAGAACAATTGATCTTCCCAGAAATCAACTTTGATGATGTTGATAAAACTCGTGGTTTGGATATCGTAATCGTAACTACAGCGAACACAGACGAAGAATCACGTGCATTGCTTACTGGCCTCGGAATGCCGTTTGCAAAATAA
- a CDS encoding type Z 30S ribosomal protein S14 yields MAKKSMIAKNKRPAKFSTQAYTRCERCGRPHSVYRKFKLCRVCFRELAYKGQIPGVTKASW; encoded by the coding sequence ATGGCTAAAAAATCTATGATTGCTAAGAACAAACGCCCAGCGAAGTTCTCTACTCAAGCATACACTCGCTGTGAACGTTGTGGACGTCCACACTCAGTTTACCGCAAGTTTAAACTTTGCCGTGTTTGCTTCCGTGAATTGGCATACAAAGGTCAAATCCCAGGTGTTACAAAAGCATCTTGGTAA
- the rpsH gene encoding 30S ribosomal protein S8 has protein sequence MVMTDPIADFLTRIRNANQAKHEVLEVPASNIKKGIAEILKREGFVKNVEFIEDDKQGIIRVFLKYGQNGEKVITNLKRVSKPGLRVYKKREDLPKVLNGLGIAILSTSEGLLTDKEARQKNVGGEVIAYVW, from the coding sequence ATGGTTATGACTGACCCAATCGCAGACTTCCTTACACGTATTCGTAACGCTAACCAAGCTAAACACGAAGTACTTGAAGTGCCTGCATCAAACATCAAAAAAGGGATTGCTGAAATCCTTAAACGCGAAGGTTTTGTAAAAAACGTTGAATTCATCGAAGATGACAAACAAGGCATCATCCGTGTATTCTTGAAATACGGACAAAACGGTGAAAAAGTTATCACAAACTTGAAACGTGTATCTAAACCAGGTTTGCGTGTTTACAAAAAACGTGAAGATCTTCCAAAAGTTCTTAACGGACTTGGAATTGCTATCCTTTCAACTTCTGAAGGTTTGCTTACTGATAAAGAAGCACGCCAAAAGAACGTTGGTGGGGAAGTTATCGCTTACGTTTGGTAA
- the rplF gene encoding 50S ribosomal protein L6, translating to MSRIGNKVIVLPAGVEITNNDNVVTVKGPKGELTREFSKDIEIRVEGTEVTLHRPNDSKEMKTIHGTTRALLNNMVTGVSEGFKKELEMRGVGYRAQLQGSKLVLAVGKSHPDEVEAPEGITFELPNPTTIVVSGISKEVVGQTAAYVRSLRSPEPYKGKGIRYVGEYVRRKEGKTGK from the coding sequence ATGTCACGTATTGGTAATAAAGTTATCGTGTTGCCTGCTGGTGTTGAAATCACTAACAATGACAACGTTGTAACTGTAAAAGGACCTAAAGGAGAACTTACTCGTGAGTTCTCAAAAGATATTGAAATCCGTGTGGAAGGTACTGAAGTAACACTTCACCGTCCAAACGATTCAAAAGAAATGAAAACAATCCACGGAACAACTCGTGCCCTTTTGAATAACATGGTTACTGGTGTATCAGAAGGATTCAAGAAAGAACTTGAAATGCGCGGGGTTGGATACCGTGCACAACTTCAAGGATCAAAACTTGTTTTGGCTGTTGGTAAATCACACCCAGACGAAGTTGAAGCTCCAGAAGGAATTACTTTTGAACTTCCAAACCCAACAACAATCGTTGTTAGCGGAATTTCAAAAGAAGTAGTTGGTCAAACAGCTGCTTATGTACGTAGCCTTCGTTCACCTGAACCATACAAAGGTAAAGGGATCCGTTATGTTGGTGAATACGTTCGCCGCAAAGAAGGTAAAACAGGTAAATAA